The following are encoded together in the Cerasicoccus sp. TK19100 genome:
- the atzF gene encoding allophanate hydrolase: MDFSIPTLRKQYADGALTPGAVVEQVLALIKAEDPKIWIHVLSHEELAPYVDALAGKSVDDLPLYGIPFAIKDNIDLVGVPTTAACPEFSFIPEKSAFVVARLIAAGAIPIGKTNLDQFATGLVGTRSPYGIPSNSFDPRYISGGSSSGSAVSVAKGLVSFSLGTDTAGSGRVPASLNNLVGLKPSRGLLSTTGLLPACRSLDCISIFTLSCSDASTVLSVAGAFDAEDPYSVDYELSIAEPKRVIGIPQADQLEYFGDQETEAIFLKAVDILRELDYEVVEIDFAPFQEAARLLYHGPWLAERYLVLQDLIEKTPEHLHPVTREIVCQGGNSTAVDFFRAEYQLKAFKRTADEILTTVDAVMTPTCGTVYTIEQLLKDPIQLNTNLGFYTNFMNLLDLSAIAAPVGFRSDRIPHGVTFFSFAGEDANLLALAGEFHAKTGLSMGAGKVPVPAYTPAIADSEDTGTLVVCGAHLSGMPLNYQLTERGGVLLEATETEPVYRMYALDGKVKRPALVRVPSGGAAIEVEVWQLPLETIGSFLAGIGEPLGLGKVFLSGGRQSMGFIAEAHALGDAEEITELKSWRNYIARG, translated from the coding sequence ATGGATTTTTCGATACCCACATTACGCAAGCAATACGCCGATGGCGCGCTGACTCCAGGCGCCGTGGTGGAGCAGGTCTTGGCGCTGATCAAAGCCGAAGACCCCAAGATCTGGATTCATGTGCTCTCGCACGAGGAGCTGGCGCCCTACGTGGATGCGCTGGCGGGCAAGTCGGTCGACGATCTGCCGCTCTACGGCATCCCGTTTGCGATCAAAGACAACATCGATTTGGTCGGCGTGCCGACCACAGCGGCGTGCCCGGAGTTTTCCTTTATCCCGGAAAAGTCGGCCTTCGTCGTCGCGCGGTTGATCGCCGCCGGGGCCATTCCCATAGGCAAGACGAACCTCGATCAGTTCGCCACAGGGCTGGTGGGCACGCGTTCGCCCTACGGGATTCCGTCCAACTCGTTTGACCCGCGTTATATTTCCGGTGGCTCCAGCTCGGGCTCGGCCGTGTCAGTCGCCAAGGGGCTCGTGTCCTTTTCCCTTGGCACCGATACGGCGGGCTCGGGCCGGGTGCCGGCATCTTTAAACAACCTCGTCGGCCTCAAGCCGAGCCGCGGCCTGCTGAGCACCACGGGGCTGCTCCCGGCGTGCCGCAGTCTGGACTGCATTTCGATCTTCACCCTTAGCTGCAGCGACGCCAGCACGGTGCTCTCGGTGGCCGGCGCCTTCGATGCGGAGGACCCGTATTCCGTTGATTACGAGCTGAGCATCGCCGAGCCAAAGCGCGTTATCGGCATCCCACAGGCGGATCAGCTGGAGTACTTTGGCGACCAGGAAACGGAAGCCATTTTCCTCAAGGCCGTCGACATCCTGCGCGAGCTGGACTACGAGGTCGTCGAGATCGACTTCGCGCCATTCCAGGAAGCCGCGCGCCTGCTCTACCATGGCCCCTGGCTGGCCGAGCGCTACCTGGTGCTGCAGGACTTGATTGAGAAAACGCCTGAGCACTTGCACCCCGTCACGCGGGAAATTGTCTGCCAGGGCGGCAACTCGACGGCGGTGGATTTCTTCCGCGCCGAGTATCAGCTCAAGGCGTTCAAGCGCACAGCCGACGAAATCCTGACCACGGTCGACGCAGTCATGACGCCCACTTGCGGCACGGTTTACACGATCGAGCAACTGCTCAAGGACCCGATACAGCTCAACACGAACTTGGGCTTCTACACCAATTTCATGAACCTCTTGGACCTCTCGGCCATCGCGGCGCCAGTCGGGTTCCGCAGTGATCGTATTCCCCACGGCGTGACGTTCTTTTCGTTCGCCGGTGAAGATGCGAACCTGCTGGCGCTCGCCGGAGAGTTTCACGCGAAGACGGGGCTCAGCATGGGCGCGGGCAAGGTGCCCGTCCCGGCCTACACGCCCGCGATTGCCGACTCGGAAGACACCGGCACGCTGGTCGTCTGCGGCGCGCACTTGAGCGGCATGCCCTTGAACTACCAGCTCACTGAGCGGGGTGGCGTGCTCCTCGAAGCCACGGAAACCGAGCCGGTCTACCGCATGTATGCTTTGGATGGCAAAGTGAAGCGTCCGGCGCTGGTGCGCGTGCCCTCAGGCGGCGCAGCAATCGAGGTGGAGGTGTGGCAACTGCCCCTGGAAACGATTGGCAGCTTCCTGGCGGGCATTGGCGAGCCCTTGGGACTGGGGAAGGTCTTCCTGAGCGGCGGCCGCCAGTCGATGGGCTTCATTGCCGAAGCCCATGCCCTCGGCGACGCCGAAGAAATCACTGAGCTGAAGTCCTGGCGCAATTACATCGCCCGCGGCTAA
- the uca gene encoding urea carboxylase: MLKKVLIANRGEIACRIIRSCQKLNIPTVAIYSEADRHTPHVAMADEAFYIGPAAVSESYLKADKILELCLEHGVDAVHPGYGLLSENLHFAKACEDKGIKFVGPSPEQIDQFGLKHTARDLAEASNVPMLTGTGLLESADEALEKAEAIGYPVILKSVAGGGGIGMRVCEEPGILRAAYEQVEHLSMVNFGQAGIYVEKFVSRARHIEVQIFGNGKGGVVTLGERDCSSQRRNQKVIEETPAPNISEALRDGLADAARRLASSINYRSAGTVEFLVNAETEEFYFLEVNTRLQVEHGVTEEVTGVDLVEWMLLLAAGEDPTQGQESMPTSGHSIQVRIYAEDPRKDYQPSSGVLNEVIFPEGVRCDTWIERGTDVSPNYDPLLAKLIVKGSDRADAIARMLDALEKSSLCGIETNLEYLGKIVADATFGEGKMTTAFLKTFAYDTTAVDVIAPGTQTSIQDYPGRLGYWDIGVPPSGPMDSLAFRLANRVVGNEPGDAALEITLMGPTLKFNQHATLALTGAPITAELDGLPVHLWQAFTVEPGSVLKIGKATETGCRSYLAVAGGFNVPDYLGSKSTFAMGHFGGHAGRTLLPGDVLHLNEGATTCESHAKLEESLIPTYESEWEIRVTYGPHGAPDFFTEEDIDVFLGSTFEVHYNSARTGIRLIAPHKPKWARKDGGEAGLHPSNLHDTPYAIGAINFTGDMPIILGPDGPSLGGFVCPVTIIQADLWMIGQLRPGDKIRFTCVSQFAANELEAKQDAAIESMSTAPVTASKPEYVKRGSCIAATLSEDENPMQVTYRPCGDKYLLIEYGPIVLDLNFRFRIYALMRWLHANPVPGLIDVTPGVRSLQLHYDSRITPLDKLVATLVAAEQELPAIEDMVVPTRVIHLPMSWNNEITQEAVRKYEKSVRKDAPWCPSNIEFIRRINGLDSEEEVRKTVFDASYLVMGLGDVYLGAPAAVPVDPRHRLLTTKYNPARTWTAEGTVGIGGVYMCIYGMDSPGGYQLIGQTLPIWNRYLSTGPFEEGKPWLLRFFDQVRYYPVEEEELVEMRRDFHSGKFQIKVEQEDFSLRDYNQFLADNAESIATFKARQQKAFEEERDRWEAAGQSATVDSWDTSEAEEVTLPDGHEAVASHINGNVWKIVAKPGDKVEAGQTLVILEAMKMEISVQATLTGEVTQLFVEEGAAVKSGQQLLALAPT, translated from the coding sequence AGCTACCTGAAGGCGGATAAAATTCTCGAGCTCTGCCTCGAGCATGGCGTCGACGCCGTGCACCCGGGCTACGGTCTGCTTAGTGAAAACTTGCACTTCGCCAAGGCCTGTGAAGATAAGGGCATCAAGTTTGTTGGCCCCTCGCCGGAGCAGATTGATCAGTTTGGCCTCAAACACACCGCGCGCGATTTGGCCGAGGCGTCCAACGTGCCGATGCTCACGGGCACGGGTCTGCTGGAGTCGGCGGATGAAGCCCTCGAAAAGGCCGAGGCGATTGGCTATCCGGTTATTTTAAAGAGCGTCGCGGGCGGCGGCGGCATCGGCATGCGCGTGTGCGAAGAGCCGGGCATTTTGCGGGCGGCCTACGAGCAGGTGGAGCATCTGAGTATGGTGAACTTCGGCCAGGCGGGCATCTACGTGGAAAAGTTTGTCAGCCGCGCGCGCCACATCGAAGTGCAGATTTTCGGTAATGGCAAGGGAGGCGTCGTCACGCTCGGTGAGCGCGATTGTTCCTCTCAGCGTCGCAATCAGAAAGTGATTGAGGAGACGCCGGCGCCGAACATTTCGGAAGCCTTGAGAGACGGCCTGGCAGACGCTGCCCGCCGGCTCGCTTCCTCGATCAACTACCGCTCGGCGGGCACGGTTGAATTCCTGGTCAACGCCGAGACCGAGGAGTTCTATTTCCTCGAGGTCAACACGCGCTTGCAGGTGGAGCACGGTGTGACCGAAGAGGTGACGGGCGTTGACCTCGTCGAGTGGATGCTGCTCCTGGCCGCCGGTGAAGATCCGACGCAGGGCCAGGAAAGCATGCCGACCTCGGGCCACTCGATCCAGGTGCGCATTTACGCTGAAGACCCGCGCAAGGATTACCAGCCGTCCTCCGGTGTCCTCAACGAAGTCATCTTCCCGGAAGGCGTGCGCTGCGATACATGGATCGAGCGCGGCACGGACGTTTCGCCGAACTACGACCCCTTGCTCGCCAAGCTGATCGTGAAGGGCAGCGACCGCGCCGACGCGATTGCGCGCATGCTCGACGCGCTGGAGAAGTCGTCGCTCTGCGGCATCGAGACGAACCTCGAATACCTCGGCAAGATCGTGGCCGATGCGACCTTCGGCGAAGGCAAGATGACCACGGCCTTTCTCAAGACTTTTGCTTACGACACGACCGCGGTCGATGTCATTGCGCCGGGCACGCAAACGAGCATTCAGGACTACCCGGGCCGTCTTGGTTACTGGGATATCGGCGTGCCGCCCTCGGGCCCGATGGACAGCCTGGCCTTCCGTTTGGCCAACCGCGTTGTGGGCAATGAGCCCGGCGACGCCGCGCTGGAAATCACCCTCATGGGGCCGACGCTCAAGTTTAACCAACACGCCACGCTGGCGCTGACCGGCGCGCCGATCACGGCGGAGCTGGATGGGCTGCCCGTGCACCTTTGGCAGGCTTTTACGGTGGAGCCCGGCTCGGTGCTCAAGATCGGCAAGGCAACGGAGACGGGTTGCCGTTCCTACCTTGCGGTGGCAGGTGGTTTCAACGTGCCGGACTACCTGGGCAGCAAGTCGACGTTCGCTATGGGCCACTTCGGCGGCCATGCCGGGCGTACGCTTTTGCCCGGTGATGTGCTGCACCTCAACGAGGGCGCGACGACTTGCGAATCCCACGCGAAGTTGGAGGAATCGCTCATTCCGACCTATGAGAGCGAGTGGGAAATCCGCGTGACCTACGGTCCGCATGGCGCGCCCGATTTTTTCACGGAAGAGGACATCGATGTATTCCTCGGCTCGACCTTCGAAGTGCACTACAACTCCGCGCGCACGGGCATCCGACTCATCGCACCGCACAAGCCGAAGTGGGCGCGCAAGGACGGCGGCGAAGCCGGCCTGCACCCCTCGAATTTGCACGACACGCCGTATGCGATTGGCGCGATCAACTTCACTGGCGACATGCCAATTATCCTCGGGCCCGACGGCCCCAGCCTCGGCGGCTTCGTTTGCCCGGTCACGATTATTCAGGCCGATTTGTGGATGATCGGCCAGCTGCGGCCCGGCGATAAAATCCGCTTTACCTGCGTCTCGCAGTTTGCGGCCAACGAGCTGGAGGCCAAGCAGGACGCCGCCATCGAGTCCATGTCGACGGCCCCGGTCACGGCGTCGAAGCCCGAGTATGTGAAGCGCGGTTCGTGCATCGCCGCCACGCTCAGCGAGGACGAAAACCCGATGCAGGTCACCTACCGCCCATGTGGCGACAAATACCTGCTGATCGAATACGGGCCCATCGTGCTCGACCTCAATTTCCGCTTCCGCATCTACGCGCTCATGCGGTGGCTGCACGCGAACCCCGTGCCCGGCCTGATCGACGTGACGCCCGGCGTGCGCTCGCTGCAGCTGCACTACGATTCGCGCATCACGCCGCTGGACAAACTCGTCGCCACGCTGGTGGCGGCCGAGCAGGAACTGCCTGCAATCGAAGACATGGTCGTGCCGACGCGCGTCATCCACCTGCCGATGAGCTGGAACAACGAGATCACGCAGGAGGCTGTCCGCAAGTATGAGAAGTCCGTGCGCAAGGACGCGCCGTGGTGCCCGAGCAACATCGAATTTATCCGCCGCATCAACGGCCTGGATTCCGAGGAAGAAGTGCGCAAGACGGTCTTCGACGCGAGCTACCTCGTCATGGGCCTGGGCGACGTTTATCTGGGCGCGCCAGCAGCGGTGCCGGTCGATCCGCGCCACCGATTGCTGACCACGAAATACAACCCCGCGCGCACGTGGACAGCGGAGGGCACGGTCGGCATTGGCGGCGTTTACATGTGCATTTACGGCATGGATAGCCCGGGCGGTTATCAGTTGATCGGGCAGACGCTGCCCATCTGGAATCGCTACCTGAGCACCGGCCCCTTCGAGGAGGGCAAGCCCTGGCTGCTGCGCTTCTTCGACCAGGTGCGCTACTACCCGGTGGAGGAGGAAGAGCTCGTGGAAATGCGCCGCGACTTCCACTCCGGCAAGTTCCAGATCAAGGTCGAGCAGGAGGACTTCAGCCTGCGCGACTACAACCAGTTTCTCGCCGACAACGCGGAGTCCATCGCCACCTTTAAGGCGCGCCAGCAAAAGGCGTTCGAGGAAGAGCGCGACCGCTGGGAAGCCGCGGGCCAGAGCGCCACGGTGGACTCGTGGGACACCTCCGAGGCGGAGGAAGTCACGCTGCCTGATGGCCATGAGGCCGTGGCCAGCCACATCAACGGCAACGTCTGGAAGATCGTGGCGAAGCCGGGCGACAAGGTCGAGGCCGGCCAAACACTGGTCATTCTGGAGGCGATGAAGATGGAAATTTCTGTGCAGGCGACATTGACCGGCGAAGTCACGCAGTTATTCGTGGAAGAAGGCGCGGCGGTGAAATCCGGACAGCAATTGCTCGCACTAGCGCCAACCTAA